The following are encoded in a window of Castanea sativa cultivar Marrone di Chiusa Pesio chromosome 9, ASM4071231v1 genomic DNA:
- the LOC142611343 gene encoding V-type proton ATPase subunit E2: MEDADVSKQIQQMVRFIRQEAEEKANEISVSAEEEFNIEKLQLVEAEKKKIRQEYERKSKQVEIRKKIEYSMQLNASRIKFLQAQDDVVNSMKESATKEILSVSQDKSTYKKLLKDLIVQSLLRLQEPTVLLRCREVDRKLVESILDEAKREYADKAKVNTPKVTVDKVFLPPPPSTADSHETSCSGGVVLASQDGKIVCENTLDARLDIIFKQKLPEIRKRLLG, encoded by the exons ATGGAGGACGCAGATGTGTCAAAGCAGATTCAGCAGATGGTGAGGTTCATCCGTCAAGAGGCCGAAGAGAAAGCTAACGAGATCTCTGTCTCTGCAGAGGAG GAATTTAACATTGAGAAATTACAACTGGTTGAagctgaaaagaaaaagattagaCAAGAGTATGAGCGGAAGTCGAAGCAGGTTGAGATACGTAAGAAAAT TGAATACTCAATGCAGCTGAATGCATCCCGAATAAAATTTCTTCAAGCACAAGATGATGTGGTGAATTCCATGAAAGAATCTGCTACCAAGGAAATTCTGAGTGTTTCCCAGGACAAGAGCACATACAAGAAGCTTCTTAAAGACTTGATTGTTCAG AGCTTACTGAGGCTGCAGGAGCCAACAGTATTGCTGCGATGCAGAGAGGTTGACCGTAAGCTTGTTGAGTCTATTTTGGATGAAGCAAAACGAGAGTATGCTGACAAAGCCAAAGTAAATACCCCTAAAGTTACTGTTGACAAAGTGTTCCTCCCACCACCTCCAAGTACAGCTGATTCCCATGAAACCTCTTG CTCGGGTGGAGTGGTCTTGGCTTCACAAGATGGGAAGATAGTCTGTGAGAACACCCTTGATGCACGATTGGATATTATTTTCAAACAGAAACTGCCTGAG ATCCGAAAGCGCCTTCTAGGATAA
- the LOC142610888 gene encoding acid phosphatase 1, producing the protein MIRAMVHRVQEVFIYLFLAVFYKATGTVKPHWRPGGSLSPDNDHSYCLSWRLAVESNNVRAWRTVPSECKEYIENYMTHGQYYHDLDFITNQISSYADEIALSNDGMDAWILDVDDTCISNIIYYQGKRYGCDPYDPVGFKAWAMKGECSAIPFMLGLFERLVQSGFKVILLTGRDEETLGQATTDNLRRQGFIGYERLILRTTAYKGQKAVTFKSEIRKQLVEEGYRIWGNVGDQWSDLQGEFTGNRTFKLPNPMYFVP; encoded by the exons ATGATCAGGGCCATGGTACATCGGGTACAAGAggttttcatttatttgtttttagcGGTATTCTACAAGGCAACTGGTACTGTAAAGCCTCATTGGAGACCAGGAGGCAGCTTGAGTCCTGATAATGATCATTCCTATTGCTTAAGCTGGAGGTTGGCTGTGGAGTCCAACAATGTGCGTGCATGGCGTACCGTCCCATCTGAGTGCAAGGAGTACATTGAAAATTATATGACTCATGGACAATATTACCATGACCTCGACTTCATTACCAACCAAATTTCAAGTTATGCAGATGAGATTGCTCTTTCTAATGATGGCATGGACGCCTGGATTTTGGACGTTGATGATACATGCATATCCAACATCATTTATTACCAAGGAAAGAGATACGG GTGCGACCCATATGACCCAGTAGGGTTTAAGGCGTGGGCAATGAAAGGAGAGTGTTCAGCCATTCCTTTCATGCTTGGGTTGTTTGAAAGATTGGTTCAAAGTGGATTCAAGGTGATCCTGCTCACGGGAAGAGATGAAGAGACCCTCGGCCAAGCCACAACTGATAACTTGCGTCGCCAGGGATTTATTGGGTATGAACGTCTCATTCTCAG GACCACGGCTTATAAAGGGCAAAAGGCAGTGACTTTCAAGTCTGAAATTCGGAAGCAGCTTGTAGAAGAAGGTTACAGAATATGGGGAAATGTTGGAGATCAGTGGAGCGATCTTCAAGGAGAATTTACGGGCAATCGGACCTTTAAGCTTCCTAATCCTATGTATTTTGTTCCTTGA
- the LOC142610368 gene encoding protein RETICULATA-RELATED 3, chloroplastic has translation MGSMAAQLQLRYSNDPRQYRCNNNVSDSRFNTAPPASISFPCSSSSSSSSSSSLNNNQKRSLKSTPNKLMPFAGGGSDGGDGIGRGGGNGGWSGGAGGDGNDSSKSSGEGFGLLGLFLNGWRSRVAADPQFAFKVLMEELVGVTACVLGDMASRPNFGLNELDFVFSTLVVGSILNFTLMYLLAPTLSASSASLPAIFASCPTSHMFEPGAYSLLNRCGTFVYKGAVFAAVGFAAGLVGTALSNGLISLRKKMDPNFETPNKAPPTLLNALTWALHMGISSNFRYQTLNGIEFLLAKGLPPFAFKSSVVVLRCLNNVLGGMSFVILARMTGSQSVEEAKPLAVEVGSVAEKEKLIDGGEDLQSNQSTYK, from the coding sequence ATGGGAAGCATGGCGGCTCAGCTTCAGCTTCGTTACTCTAATGATCCTAGACAATATCGCTGCAACAACAACGTTAGCGATAGTCGATTCAATACTGCCCCACCTGCTTCAATTTCGTTTCCAtgttcatcttcatcatcatcatcatcatcatcatcgctcaacaacaatcaaaagcGCTCTCTAAAATCAACCCCCAATAAGTTAATGCCTTTTGCCGGCGGAGGCAGCGACGGCGGAGATGGGATCGGACGCGGCGGCGGTAATGGAGGCTGGAGTGGAGGAGCAGGAGGAGATGGGAATGATTCTTCTAAGTCTTCTGGAGAAGGATTTGGgcttttgggtttgtttttgaaTGGATGGAGATCGAGGGTTGCTGCAGATCCACAATTTGCATTCAAGGTTCTAATGGAAGAGTTGGTGGGTGTCACTGCTTGTGTTCTTGGAGACATGGCTTCTCGACCCAATTTTGGTCTCAACGAGCTCGACTTTGTGTTCTCAACTCTTGTTGTTGGATCCATTCTTAACTTCACTCTTATGTATCTATTGGCACCAACGTTGTCTGCTTCATCGGCTTCTCTGCCTGCAATCTTTGCTAGCTGTCCCACTAGTCATATGTTCGAACCCGGTGCTTATTCCCTTCTCAATCGATGTGGGACTTTTGTGTACAAAGGAGCTGTCTTTGCTGCTGTTGGTTTTGCTGCTGGGCTTGTAGGGACTGCACTTTCAAATGGGTTAATCAGTTTGAGGAAGAAGATGGATCCCAATTTTGAGACCCCCAATAAGGCTCCTCCAACACTGTTGAATGCGCTCACTTGGGCTCTTCACATGGGGATTAGTAGTAATTTCAGGTACCAGACTTTGAATGGGATTGAGTTCTTGTTGGCTAAGGGGTTGCCTCCGTTTGCGTTTAAGTCCTCGGTGGTGGTTCTCAGATGCTTGAACAATGTTCTTGGTGGGATGTCGTTTGTGATATTGGCTAGGATGACGGGGTCTCAGAGTGTGGAGGAAGCTAAACCATTAGCTGTGGAGGTTGGTTCGGTTGCAGAGAAGGAGAAGTTGATTGATGGGGGTGAGGATTTGCAGAGCAATCAGTCGACTTACAAGTGA
- the LOC142611344 gene encoding BTB/POZ domain-containing protein At3g08570: MVSETSFSSYNRSPTPKFCNSFTTRIFSDVAGDVTIVVDGESFLLHKFPLVSRSGKIRKMVADAKDSNISKLELLNLPGGPQTFELAMKFCYGMNFEITCANVARLRCAAEYLEMTENYREENLIERTEIYLNEVVVQSLEKSVEVLSTCEILPPIAEEVGIPSRCVEAIAMNACKEQLVSGLSRLECDSESTELKSGCLEWWVEDLSMLRIDFYQRVICAMGRMGVRPDSIVGSLVHYAQASLKGIGKCQIWNPARTRPTSGLVDNDQKAIVETLVSLMPTEKSSSIPMNFLFGMLRMAIMVDATIACKLELERRIALRLEVVLLDDLLIPSVQTGDSLFDVDTVHRILVNFLQRIEEEENEDCGYESECLGSPSHGSMLKVGQLIDAYLAEIAPDPYLSLQKFIAMIEILPDYARVIDDGLYRAIDIYLKAHSTLTDNECKKLCKFIDCQKLSQEACNHAAQNDRLPVQMAVRVLYFEQLRLKDALSGSSGDGFLSQRISSGVPSAAMSPRDNYASLRRENRELKLEVSRMRVRLSELEKEQMIMKQGMIDKAGNGKTFLTSLSKGIGRIGIFSGPAGGKRHKNGRKSRGAEGKTGRSRRHSVS; the protein is encoded by the exons ATGGTCTCCGAGACCTCCTTCTCTTCCTATAATCGTTCTCCCACACCCAAGTTCTGCAACTCCTTCACTACTCG TATCTTTTCAGATGTTGCTGGGGACGTTACAATTGTGGTAGATGGAGAGTCATTTCTGCTGCACAAG TTTCCCCTGGTGTCACGGAGTGGAAAGATTCGGAAGATGGTTGCTGATGCTAAGGattcaaatatttcaaaattggaGCTCCTCAACTTACCAGGTGGCCCCCAGACATTTGAACTAGCTATGAAATTCTGTTATGGCATGAACTTTGAAATCACATGTGCAAATGTTGCACGTCTACGCTGTGCTGCAGAATACCTGGAGATGACTGAAAACTACAGGGAAGAAAATCTCATTGAACGAACGGAGATTTACCTGAATGAGGTTGTGGTTCAAAGTCTTGAAAAATCAGTGGAAGTCTTATCCACCTGTGAGATTCTACCTCCAATAGCAGAGGAGGTTGGAATTCCAAGTAGATGTGTGGAGGCTATTGCTATGAATGCTTGCAAGGAACAATTAGTATCAGGTTTGTCTAGGTTGGAATGCGACAGTGAATCTACGGAGCTTAAGAGTGGTTGTCTTGAGTGGTGGGTTGAAGATCTCTCAATGCTCAGGATTGATTTCTATCAGAGAGTTATTTGTGCCATGGGGAGAATGGGTGTTCGACCTGATAGCATTGTCGGATCTTTAGTTCATTATGCTCAAGCATCATTAAAAGGCATTGGAAAGTGTCAAATATGGAATCCAGCAAGAACCAGACCAACTTCTGGCTTGGTAGACAATGACCAGAAGGCAATTGTGGAAACTCTTGTTAGTCTAATGCCAACAGAGAAAAGTTCTTCCATTcccatgaattttctttttgggatgtTGAGGATGGCTATCATGGTGGATGCTACCATTGCATGCAAGCTTGAGCTTGAAAGGAGGATAGCTCTTAGGTTGGAAGTGGTTTTACTTGATGATCTGCTTATACCATCTGTCCAAACTGGGGATTCATTATTTGATGTTGATACTGTCCATCGGATATTGGTGAATTTCCTGCAGCGAATTGAAGAGGAGGAAAATGAAGATTGTGGCTATGAATCAGAATGCCTTGGTTCTCCAAGCCATGGTTCTATGTTGAAAGTAGGGCAGCTTATTGATGCATATCTTGCAGAAATTGCCCCTGATCCTtatctgagtttacaaaaattcaTTGCTATGATTGAGATACTGCCTGATTATGCTCGTGTCATTGATGATGGGCTTTATAGAGCAATTGATATTTATTTGAAG GCTCATTCAACGCTAACTGATAACGAATGCAAGAAGCTCTGCAAGTTCATAGACTGCCAAAAGCTCTCTCAGGAAGCATGCAATCATGCTGCACAGAATGATAGACTCCCAGTACAGATGGCAGTGCGAGTCCTCTATTTTGAGCAGCTTCGTCTGAAGGATGCTTTATCAGGAAGTTCTGGAGACGGATTTCTGTCGCAGAGAATTAGCAGTGGTGTCCCCAGTGCTGCAATGTCCCCTCGAGATAATTACGCTTCTCTTAGGAGAGAAAACCGAGAACTAAAGCTTGAGGTATCCAGAATGCGAGTGAGGCTTAGCGAGTTAGAGAAGGAGCAGATGATTATGAAACAAGGGATGATTGATAAAGCAGGGAATGGAAAAACTTTCTTGACCTCACTCTCTAAAGGGATTGGAAGGATTGGAATCTTTAGCGGTCCAGCAGGAGGAAAGAGGCACAAAAATGGTCGGAAGTCTCGTGGAGCAGAAGGGAAAACTGGTAGGAGTAGGAGGCATTCTGTTTCCTAG
- the LOC142610261 gene encoding putative zinc transporter At3g08650, with amino-acid sequence MQLRFKGPLLFLLLSSILFFVFATAEVQHDISGKLRTAPHKDVGNNVIDGTVTESSFSFQHTDKVLGETKSGSSKVSWSTVAFFTLAMAAATGLGAVPFFFVELDPQWAGICNGMAAGVMLAASFDLIEEGQQGHDGGNWVVIGLLAGGIFIWLCKKLLEQYGEVSMLDIKGADAAKVILVIGIMTLHSFGEGSGVGVSFAGSKGFSQGLLVTLAIAVHNIPEGLAVSMVLASRGVSPQKAMLWSVITSLPQPLVAVPSFICADAFNKFLPFCTGFAAGCMIWMVVAEVLPDAFKEASSSQVASAATLSVAFMEALSTFFQSFSHGYNSEDASGFFVSLLFGLGPLLGGVVLVAFALAFHLQHAFLMGTASGIAFVLGAWRPSQLLFSSKMGFMPLVLLLAMGAAFVHVTSSSVLKLASRRRTSVNNLPTVSGFPLSVHTLQSFVSCGAVAFHALAEGLALGVAAPKAPGLGRHMVLPVSLHGFPRGAAVASCIFGATDSWHGSLAAAALIGITGPISAIAAILAGIDYTGLDHVMVFACGGLLPSFGRIIKRAVRLETRKGSCGLVVGVVFAATCLTFTKLVCLHTPYCNSAPEAVR; translated from the exons ATGCAGTTGAGATTTAAGGGACCCCTGTTATTCCTGCTGCTCTCCTCTATAttgttctttgtttttgctACGGCAGAGGTTCAACATGACATTTCTGGAAAGCTGAGAACCGCTCCACATAAGGATGTAGGAAATAATGTTATAGATGGCACTGTTACAGAGAGTTCTTTCAGTTTTCAGCATACTGATAAGGTGTTGGGAGAGACTAAGAGTGGAAGCAGCAAAGTTTCATGGTCAACAGTTGCGTTTTTTACTCTGGCAATGGCTGCTGCTACTGGTTTAGGTGCAGTCCCATTCTTCTTTGTGGAGCTTGATCCACAGTGGGCTGGAATATGCAATGGAATGGCTGCTGGTGTGATGTTGGCTGCGAGTTTTGATCTCATAGAGGAAGGGCAGCAGGGGCATGATGGTGGAAATTGGGTTGTGATTGGGCTTTTAGCTGGTGGAATATTCATTTGGCTCTGTAAAAAG CTTCTTGAACAATATGGGGAAGTAAGCATGTTGGACATAAAAGGTGCAGATGCAGCTAAAGTCATTCTTGTTATTGGCATAATGACACTTCATTCATTCGGGGAGGGCTCTGGTGTTGGTGTTTCATTTGCTGGCTCAAAGGGGTTCTCTCAAGGTCTTTTAGTGACTTTGGCTATTGCTGTGCACAATATCCCCGAGGGATTAGCTGTGAGTATGGTGCTTGCATCAAGGGGTGTTTCTCCACAGAAAGCCATGTTATGGAGTGTAATTACTTCATTACCTCAG CCTCTCGTAGCAGTGCCTTCATTTATATGTGCTGATGCGTTTAACAAGTTTTTGCCTTTCTGTACGGGATTTGCTGCTGGATGTATGATCTGGATGGTAGTTGCAGAGGTACTCCCTGATGCATTTAAG gAAGCCTCTTCCTCCCAGGTTGCATCAGCAGCTACACTTTCTGTGGCATTTATGGAAGCTCTTAGCACTTTTTTTCAGAGTTTCAGCCATGGCTACAA CTCAGAGGATGCTTCTGGCTTCTTTGTATCCTTACTTTTTGGTCTTGGGCCATTGCTCGGTGGAGTTGTTCTTGTTGCATTTGCCCTTGCTTTCCATCTTCAGCATGCTTTTCTAATGGGCACAGCTTCTGGCATTGCCTTTGTCCTTGGTGCATGGCGACCATCACAGCTACTTTTCTCATCAAAAATGGGATTTATGCCTCTTGTATTACTGCTTGCAATGGGAGCTGCATTTGTCCATGTTACAAGTTCCAGTGTCTTGAAGCTTGCAAGTCGCAGAAGAACGTCGGTGAATAACTTGCCTACGGTATCCGGTTTCCCTTTGAGTGTTCACACCCTTCAGTCATTCGTGTCATGTGGAGCAGTTGCCTTTCATGCTTTAGCTGAGGGGCTTGCACTAGGAGTGGCTGCACCAAAAGCTCCTGGACTTGGTCGGCACATGGTCCTTCCTGTCTCTCTACATGGATTCCCTCGGGGTGCAGCTGTGGCTAGCTGCATATTTGGGGCTACTGACAGCTGGCATGGGTCCCTTGCAGCTGCTGCCCTAATTGGAATTACAGGTCCAATATCTGCAATTGCAGCTATTCTTGCAGGAATTGACTACACAGGTCTAGACCATGTGATGGTGTTTGCTTGTGGGGGATTACTCCCAAGCTTTGGAAGAATAATCAAGAGAGCAGTAAGGTTGGAGACACGGAAAGGAAGTTGCGGGCTTGTAGTGGGAGTGGTGTTTGCTGCTACGTGTTTAACATTCACTAAGCTGGTTTGCTTGCACACACCTTACTGCAATTCTGCGCCAGAGGCTGTCAGATGA